CACGGGCGGCGGCACCGCCGTGTTCGGCAAGAAGGACTACCAGCAGTGGATGGTGATCCGGCGCATGGCCGAGCAGTTCGCGCTGCCCGTGGACGTGGTGGCCGGCGACACCTGCCGCGCGGACGATGGCCTCGCGCTGAGTTCACGCAACGGCTACCTCGGCCCCGCCGAGCGGGCGCAGGCCGCCGGGCTCTCGCAGGCACTGCGCAGGCTGGCGGATGCGGCCCTCTCGCACCCCGTGGGCGAATGGCCGGCGCTGGAAGCCGCGGCCACCGACGCACTGCGCCGCGAGGGCTGGGCGCCCGACTACCTCGTGGTGCGCCGCCGCGCCGACCTGCAGCCTGCCGTTGCAGCGAGCGACGGCAACGGCCACCAGGCAGGCACGCTCGTGGCCCTCGGCGCCGCGCGCATCGGCTCCACGCGGCTCATCGACAACCTCGAGTTCTGACAGCGGCTGAAAGCGCCCTGCGGGCACCGCGGCCGCGTCTTGTTGCGCTGCCTGCGATGCGGCACTCCGACATCTCCGCCTGAGGCTTGGCGGCGCTCGCAGGCCCGACAGTGGGCCCGATCGCGCCGGAGCCAGGACTGAAGCGGCGTACGCGCGCGGGCAGGCGGCGCCCCTGCGTCCGGCGATCCAGTGCGGCCATTGCCTACGCGGGCAGGTGCCGCATGCGCACAATCCGCGCAGGGACACGGTCTTAACGTGGAGGCATCGACAACCCACCTTTCAGGAGAAAGACCATGCCCATCATCCTTTGGCTCCTCGGCGTCCCACTGTCCCTCGTTCTGCTGCTCATGCTCTTCGGCGTGCTGTAAGCACCCGGGTCTGCGCAGCGGGCCCTGCCTGCCACATCGCGGCCTTTGCCCACCAGGGTACCGTTGCGATGGCAAAGACACTCCGGAAAGAAAAGGCCCGCATGCCGCGGGCCTTTTCTGCTTTTCAGCCGGGCAGCAGGGTTTCTGCCGCAGGGCTGCGGCCCATGAGCCGCGCCACCGCCTCGCGCGGCGTGGTGTGTCCGTCCAGCAGCGACACCACCTCTTCGGCGATCGGCATGTCCACGCCCACGTGCCGGGCGCGCTGCAGCACCGTGCGGGCGCTGTAGACCCCCTCGGCCACGTGGCCCAGCGATTGGACGGCCTGCTCCAGCGTCAGGCCCTGCGCCAGCGCCAGGCCCACGCGGCGGTTGCGGGACAGATCGCCGGTGGACGTGAGCACCAGATCGCCCAGACCCGAAAGGCCCATGAACGTATCGGACCGGGCACCCAATGCCAGGCCCAACCGGGTCATCTCGGCAAGGCCCCGGGTGATCAATGCGGCACGCGCATTCAGCCCGAGATCGAGGCCGTCGCAGAGCCCCGTGGCGATGGCCAGCACATTCTTGACGGCGCCGCCGACCTCCACGCCCACGATGTCTTCGTTGGCATAGACGCGCAGCGCGGGCCCATGGAAGGCTTCCACCAGCAGTTCTCGCACGCCTGCGTCTGCGCTCGCCGCCACGAGGGCGGTGGGCCGGCCCTGGGCGGCCTCCTGCGCGAAGCTCGGGCCGCTGAGCACGCCCGCGCGCAGCCGCGGTGCCGCGCGGGCGCAGACCTCGTGGGCCATCAGGCCGTAGGGCGCGTCCCCATCGCGCGCACCGCCCGCAGGCACCGCTTCGAACCCCTTGCAAAGCCAGGCCACGGGCACGGAGACGTCGCGCAGGCGCTCCAGCGTGCTGCGCAGTCCGGACATGGGGGTAGCGACGATGGCCAGATCGGCCGCCGCCGCGAGCGCGGCCATGCCGTCGCCACTGGCCAGGGCGACGGTTTCCGGAAAGGGAATGCCGGGGAGATAGCGGGGGTTCTCGCGGGCCGCGCGCATGGCGGCCGTCTGCTGCCCGTCGCGCGCCCAGAGGGTCACGCCATGCCCGGCAGGGTGGGCGGCAGCGCTGAGCGCCATGGCGGTGCCCCAGGCCCCCGCGCCAAACACGATGATCTTCATGGATGTCTGCGCTCGCGGAGCCAGGGCTCGGTGTACGTCGGCCGACCCTGCTCCGGCGGCGCCGCGGGGCGGCGCGCTCGGCAAAGCCGGGGGATTACTGCGTGACGCCCGGCGTCGGGGCGGCGGAGGCGATCTGCGCCTGTTGCTGCTCGTACATGGCCTGGAAATTGATTTCTGCCAGGTGCACGGGCGGGAATCCGGCGCGCGTGATCAGGTCGGCCACGTTGCCGCGCAGGTAGGGGTACACGATCTGCGGGCACGCGATGCCCATGATCGGGCCCATCTGGTCTTCGGGAATGTTGCGGATCTCGAAGATGCCGGCCTGCTTGGCCTCGACCAGGAACACCGTCTTGTCCTTGATCTTGGTCTGCACGGTGGCCGTGACGGCCACTTCGAAGATGCCGTCCGCGACCGGGGCGGCTTCCACGCCCAGCTGGATGTCCACGTTGGGCTGTTCCTGCTCCAGAAGGATCTGCGGGGAGTTGGGTTGCTCCAGGGACAGGTCCTTCAGATACACGCGCTGGATCTGGAACACGGGATTTTCTTCAGACATGGTCGTCGGTCTTTCGGTTCGAAAACGGGATTTCGGCAAATAAAACAAAGCCCGCCAGGGGACGTCGCGGTCCCGCAGCGGGCACTTGGGGCCGCATTATGCAGCGCCCCGGATGCGGTCTCAGGCGCCCAGCAGCGGCATGAGCCCGCCACGACCGTCGAGCGCCACCAGGTCGTCATGGCCACCCACGTGGGTATCGCCGATGAAGATCTGCGGCACCGTGCGGCGGCCGGTGATCTCCATCATGTGGGAACGGGCCGCGGGATCAAGGTCGACACGGACCTCTTCGATCTGGTCGACGCCCTTGGCCTTGAGGATCTGCTTGGCACGGATGCAGTACGGGCAGACGGCGGTCGTGTACATCTTGACGGGTTGCATGGGGCGGCCTCCTGTGCGGGTTCGTGGGATATGCGTGGCAGGTGAAGCCGCTTCAGGCCTTTTCAACCGGCATGCTCGCGTCCTTCCAGCCCTTGAGGCCGCCAGCGAGCGCCTGCGCATTGTCATAGCCGAGCTTCTTGGCCACCGCCACGCCACGCTGGGCGCGGTTGCCCTTGGCGCACACGAGCACGAGCGGAATCGCCTTGTTCTTGACCACCTGGGGCAGCCGCTCCTCGAGCTGGCCCAGCGGCACGTTCTTCGCGCCGCCCACATGCCCCGCGGCGAACTCGTCAGGTTCGGAGACGTCGATCACCACGGCCTTTTCGCGGTTGATCATTTGTACCGCGCGCGCAGCGGTCAGCGAACCGCCCGTCGCATCGCGGAAGACGGGCAGCAGCAGCGCGGTGCCCGAAGCCAGCGCGGCGAGGACGAGATACCAGTTGTCGATGAAGAAATTCACGGAAGTCCTTGGGGAAAGCAAACCCCGCAATTTTAGAATGCGGCGTTTCGCCCCGCCCGTTTCTACAGCTTCTACCGAGCCAACATGCACAAACTCGTCCTGATCCGCCACGGCGAATCCACCTGGAACCTTGAAAACCGCTTCACCGGCTGGACCGACGTGGACCTGACGCCGACCGGGATCGACCAGGCCAAAACGGCCGGCCGGCTGCTCAAGGCCGAGGGGTACGAGTTCGACCTGGCGTTCACCAGCATGCTCAAGCGCGCCACGCGCACCCTCTGGCACGTGCTCGACGAGATGGACCGGACATGGCTGCCGGTCGAGCACAGCTGGCGCCTCAACGAACGCCACTACGGCGCCCTGCAGGGGCTGAACAAGGCCGACATGGCCAAGCAGTACGGTGACGAGCAGGTGCTGGTCTGGCGTCGCAGCTACGACACTCCGCCGCCGGCCCTGGAAGCCGCCGACCCGCGCAGCGAGCGCGGCGATATCCGCTATGCCGGACTGCCGGCCGAGCAGATCCCTCTCACCGAATGCCTGAAGGACACGGTCGCCCGCGTGCTTCCCTACTGGAACGAGCGCATCGCCCCGGCCGTGCAATCGGGCCAGCGCGTGGTGATCGCGGCGCACGGCAATTCGATCCGCGCGCTGGTCAAGTACCTGGATGGCATCTCCGACGGCGACATCGTGGGGCTCAACATCCCCAACGGCATTCCCCTGGTGTACGAACTGGATGCCAGCCTGAAGCCGCTGCGCCATTACTACCTGGGCGATGCCGAGGCCGCCGCGAAAGCCGCTGCCGCCGTGGCCTCGCAAGGCAAGGCCTGAATATTCTCCCGTTCCGGGGCAAAAGCCGGAAGAAGCCGGCAAAAAGCCCGTAAAAGCCCCGACAGGTGCGGAACTGCGCCGCACCTGTGCTTTCCAACGGGGTGTATATTGGACCTTGAACCGGCAAAGGTATTTGAATGGGCCACAAACTCAAAATCGCAGGATGGGTGTCGGTCGGCGTCATTGCCGGCGCCCTGACCACGGTTTCTCTGCAAACCGTCGCTCGCGGAGCCATGGCTCCGCTTCCTCTCGAGGAAATCCAGCAGCTCTCCGCCGTCTTCGGCCTCGTCAAGACCGACTATGTCGAGCCGGTGGACGACAAGAAACTCATCACGGATGCCATCTCCGGCATGGTGGCGAGCCTCGATCCGCACTCGCAGTATTTCGACAAGAAGTCCTTCAAGGAATTCCGTGAAGGAACCACGGGCCGCTTCGTGGGCGTCGGCATCGAAATCACCCAGGAAGACGGCCTGATCAAGGTCGTCTCGCCCATCGAAGGCTCTCCCGCCTTCCGTGCAGGCCTCAAGACCAACGACCTGATCACCAAGATCGACGACACGGCCGTCAAGGGCCTGGCCCTCAGCGAGGCCGTGAAGAAGATGCGTGGCGAGCCCAGCACCCAGGTCACGCTGACGATCTTCCGCAAGGACGAAAGCCGCACCTTCCCGGTCACGATCACGCGCGAAGAGATCAAGACCCAATCAGTGAAGGGCAAGGTGATCGAGCCCGGCTATGCCTGGATCCGGCTCTCGCAATTCCAGGAGCGCACGGTTGACGACTTCGTGCGCAAGGTCGAAGAGGTCTATCGCCAGGATCCCCAGTTGAAGGGCATGGTGCTGGACCTCCGCAACGATCCGGGCGGCCTGCTGGACGCTGCCGTGGCCATCTCCGCGGCCTTCCTGCCCGAGAACGTCACCGTCGTGTCCACCAACGGCCAGTTGGCGGAAAGCAAGGCGGTCTACAAGGCTTCGCCCGAGTTCTACCAGCGGCGTGGCAGCGGCGATCCGCTCAAGCGCCTGCCCCCGGCGCTCAAGAATGTGCCGCTGGTCGTGCTGGTGAACGAAGGCTCGGCGTCGGCCAGCGAAATCGTGGCCGGCGCACTGCAGGACCACAAGCGCGCCACCGTGATGGGCAGCCAGACCTTCGGCAAGGGATCCGTGCAGACCGTGCGCCCCCTGGGCCCGGACACCGGCATCAAGCTCACCACGGCCCGCTACTACACGCCCACGGGCAAGTCGATCCAGGCCAAGGGCATCGTGCCCGACGTCATGGTGGACGAGAGCCCCGAGGGAGACCTCTACGCAGCCTTGCGCATGCGCGAAGCCGATCTCGAAAAGCACCTGACCAGCGGCCAGGGCGAAGAGAAGAAGGACGAAGTCCGGGAAAAGGCCCGCGAGGAAGCCCGCAAGCGCCTCGAAGAGGAAGCCAAGAAGCCGGGGGCCGAACGCAAGATGCCCGAGTTCGGCTCCGAGAAGGACTTCCAGCTGACCCAGGCACTGAACCAGCTCAAGGGCCAGACGGTGGTCGTCAGCAAGACGCAGACCGAGCGCAAGGAAGAGAAGAAGGACAACTGACCGACTGCGCCACGCCGCGCTGCTCCGCACAGGCCGGGCCTCCGAAGGGAGCCCGGCTTTGCTTTTTGCGAGGGCTGGACGGTGGCCCTCTCTCCCCTGCCCGCACCGTACAGCGTTCCTCGAAGACTTCCATTCCATGACCGACGACCAACTTCTGCGCTACTCCCGCCATATCCTGCTCGACGAGATCGGCATCGAAGGACAGGAACGCCTGCTGGCCGCACACGCCATCGTGATCGGCGCGGGCGGCCTGGGGTCGCCTGCCGCGCTGTTCCTGGCATCGGCAGGCGTCGGGCATCTGAGCCTGGTCGATGCGGACACGGTGGATCTCACCAACCTGCAACGCCAGATCGCCCACACCACGGAGCGGGTCGGGCAGGCCAAGGTGGCATCGGCTGCGCAGGCCCTGTCGGCCCTCAATCCTGGCGTGCGCGTGGACGCCGTGCCATCGCGCGCCGATGCGCAGTGGCTGGATGCCCATGTCCCGCAGGCCGATGTCGTTCTGGACTGCACCGACAACTACGCCACGCGGCAGGCAGTGAACGCCGCCTGCGTGCGGCACGGCGTGCCACTGGTGGCAGGGGCGGCGATCCGTTTCGATGGGCAGATCACCGTCATCGATCCTCGCGCACCCGAAGTCCCCTGCTATGCCTGCCTTTTTCCGCCCGATGCCGCCTTCGAGGAAGTGCAGTGCTCGTCCATGGGGGTCTTCTCGCCGATGGTCGGCATCATCGGCGCGATGCAGGCGGCCGAGGCGCTGAAGCTGCTGATGGGCGCCGGGACGACCTTGGCCGGGCGCCTGCTCATGCTCGATGGCCTGCGGATGGAATGGACGTCCATGCGCGCGCAGCGCGATCCTGCCTGTCCGGTGTGCGGACAATGACCGGGCGCGCCGATAGCGCGACCCATGCGGTAGGAGAAATCCTACCGGGGTAACACCCTGCTGCTGGCAGAATGCCGGCTCTCTCCCTATAAAGTAGAGCCGTGATCAACCCCTCCATCTGGCCCCTGATCCGGACCAGACTCCACAGTGAAACTGCGCACTTATATCGTTGAAGACAACGCCACGATCCGGGAGAACCTGATCGGCACGCTGGAGGAGTTGGCGGAGGTCGAAGCCGTGGGCGTCGCTGAAACCGAGGACGAGGGCAAGGAATGGCTCGCCAGCCACCCGGAGCAGTGGGATCTGGCCATCGTCGATCTCTTTCTCCGGCAAGGCAGTGGCCTCGGCATCCTGGCCGCCTGCAGGGACCGCGCGGCACGCCAGAAGATGGTGGTCCTCAGCAACTACGCGACTCCCGATGTCCGCATGCGCTGCGCACAACTGGGTGTAGACGCCGTCTTCGACAAATCCAATGAAATCGATGCGCTGGTCGAATATTGCGTCGAGCACGGGGCACTGCGCAACCCCGCCGGCAACGCTTGAGCGCAATCGTTTTCCTCAGCGCCTTCTCACTCAGCAATTTTCAATACCCGGCACGCCGGGGCGCATCTTGGCCGGCTCGGTTGATAAGTGCCCGAATGCGGCAGCACCGCCCATTGCTTGTCCAGGCCCTTGTCGCCATTGAACAGAACATCAAGCAAAAGGCCCCGGATGGTTTGCCATCCGGGGCCTTTTGCTTGAGCGCCAATCCACACATGCATGCAGGGCTGAAACCCCGCATGCACCGACGGCGCACGGATCAATCGATCAGCTTGTTCTTCAGCGCGTAGTACGTGAGGTCGCTGTTGGACGACAGCGCCATCTTCTCCATGAGCCGCGTGCGGTAGGTACTCACCGTCTTCACGCTGAGCGACAGCGACTTCGCGATGTCGCCAGCGGTCTCGCCTTTGGCGAGCTTCAGGAAGACCTGGAACTCCCGCTCGGACAGTTGCTCGTGCGGGGGCGCGTCATCCTTGCGATTGAGCTGCTGTGCCAGCAGGTCCGCCACCGCGGGGGTGAGGTAGCGGCGTCCCAGCGAGATGGTGCGGATGGCTTCGACGATCTCTTTCGGATCGCACTCCTTGTTGAGGTAGCCGCTCGCACCCTGGCGGATGAGGTTGATGGCGTAGTGCTCTTCGGGATAGCCGCTCAGGATGAGGATGCCCATGTCAGGAGCCTTGGCGCGGAGCATGGCCAGCGCGTCGAGTCCGCTCTGCCCCGGCATGGACAGGTCCATGAGCAGGACGTCGATCTCGTGGGTGCGCACGAGGTCGATGGCTTCGCGGCCATTGGACGCTTCGCCGACGACGCGAAGGTCTACATGTTCTGACAGAAATTGTCGCAATCCCGAGCGGACAATCGCATGGTCATCCACAATGCCGATCTTGATCATTGAGAGTTCTTTCAAGAGCAGCATGGCTGCCCATCGTTGTTCAGGTGGCCCATCCACCGTTGCGGGAGCGTGCCTTCCGCTGTTGCGGCTGGCTGGTGACATTATCCAGAATTCACCCGCTTGTCTTTCGGAGAAACATACATATGCGCTGGTCCAATTTTCGCAAGATGGCCGTCAGCCTGCCGTTGGCACTGCTGGCAGCCTCTGCGCTGGTTGGCATCAACGAGGCGGGCTATGCACGCTCCAACGATGCGGTGCACGCACTGTCGAGCACCTACACCACGCGTGCGGCGCTCAACCGCATGATGCAGAACATGCTCGATGCCGAAACCGGCCTGCGGGGCTATCTGCTGACCGGGGACGAACGCTACCTGCAGCCCTACCAGAAGGCCGCAGCCACCATCGATACCAACCTGGCAGAGCTGCGCGGCATCTACCTCTCTTCGCCCGAAGACCAGGAAGATTTCACCCAGCTGTCCCGACAGATCTCCCGGAAGATGTCCGAGCTGGACCTGAGCCTGCGGCTGCGCCGGCAGAACAACGACGATGCATGGAAGTTCGTCCTGTCCACCGATGTGGGCAAGGAGAACATGGATGCCATCCGCACGCTCTCGGGCCGGCTCGTGCAGCGCAGCGTGGACCAGTCCACGCACCACACCGACGAAATCCTCCGCTCGCTCACGCTCTCGCGCATCGGCATCGCCACGGTGGTGGTGATCGGGCTGCTGGCGTTCTACATGTACTTGCGGCAGGCCAGCGCATTGCAGACCGCGCAGCAGCGCGAGCAGGACGCCCTGCAGCGCGAGCGCGACCGGCTGGAGATCGTCGTGCGCGAGCGCACGGCGTCGTTGACCGAATTGGCGAACCATCTGCAGCAGGTGCGCGAAGACGAGCGCGGCCATCTGGCCCGGGAGCTGCACGATGAGCTGGGCGCGCTGCTCACGGCGGCCAAGCTCGATGTCGCGCGGCTGAAATCCAAGGTGGATGCGCAGTCGCCCGAGATCGCGGAGCGGCTCAAGCACCTGACCGAGACGCTCAACAGCGGCATTGCGCTCAAGCGACGCATCATCGAAGACCTGCGGCCCTCGTCGCTCTTCAACCTGGGGCTGACGGCGTCGCTGGAGATCCTGGCGCGCGAGTTCGAACAGCGCAGCAGCATCGAGGTGGACCTGAACCTCGAGTCGGTGGATCTGCCCGAATCCGCGCAACTCACCGTCTACCGCATGGTGCAGGAATCGCTCACCAACATCGGCAAGTACGCCAACGCCACCAAGGTACTGGTGGCCGTGCACAACTACCCTACCCACGTCGCGGTGCAGATCCGCGACAACGGCGCAGGTTTCGACACCAGCAAGGTCCATGCCTCGGCCCACGGCCTGATGGGCATGCGCCACCGCGTGGAGGCAGCCGGCGGGCGGCTGACCGTCACCTCCGAAGCCGGCGAAGGCACGCTCGTGTCCGCTGTCCTGCCCGTCCTGCACTGAGCCCTGCAGCCGCCCACGGGCAGCGCATCCCGCGCCCTGCGGCGCAGCGCTTTCCCGCCTGATTTCGACCGCTTCGGGCCGCGCTGCGCAAGTGCGGTCCGGCGGTCGGCTGCGTCCTACAGCGCAGCGCGCCAGGGACCGGCAGCCCCCGCTATCGGCCAAACCTACAGTGGATCCCAGGCGCCAACACGACAGCGCCATCGACCAACCACCCACCGGTCCGCCGGTCCAAGAGGAGATGGATATGTTGCATTACGCAGTGGTTTTTCTGGTGATCGCCCTGATCGCCGCACTCTTCGGCTTTGGTGGGATCGCGGCAGGCGCCGTCGGCATCGCCAAGATCCTGTTCTTCGTGTTCGTGATCATGGCCGTCGTCACCTTCGTACTGAGCCTGCTCAAGCGCGGCTGATCGACCGAAGCCCGCCACAGACCACTCCACAACGAAGGAACAGACCATGGAACCCCAAAACCTCGCCAACAAGGCCGCCGACACCGCACACGACGTGGCTGACGACATGCTGGACTCCGCCAAGGATGCCGTGCAGTCCACGCGCAACGCTGCGAACAAGACGCTCGACAAGGCCGAACGCAAGGTACGTGAACTGCAGGGTGACGTGGATCCGCTGATCGACGACCTGGCTGCCCGCGCGCAGGACATCGCGTCCCGCGGCATCGCTTACTGCGCCGACACCAGCGAGCGCGCACGCCGCCAGTTGAACCAGGCCGCCGACGCCACCGCACGCTACGTGTCGGAGCAGCCCGGAAAGTCGCTCGCTCTGGCTGCCGCAGCCGGTGCCTTCGTGGCGACGCTGTGCATGCTGGCACGCCGCCCGAACCGCCGCGATTACTGAACCCGAGGTCCCACCTCCGCAACAGATGGACAGAGGCCGGAAGCAGACGCCAGCAGAAGTCCGAAAGCCCACCGGGGCTTTCGCCCTGCGATCTGCCAAGCGGCCCCTTTGCAACACCCCAACAACAACATACACGGGCGCTCCATGACTACCCCGACATCCCAGGCACCGGCAACTGTGAACGACACTCTCGCGCTGGACGAGAAAGCGCTGCAGTACGCGGCAACGCAAGACCTCGACGACGGCGCGGTGACCCCGGCCTATGGTCCACACCGCGACGCGATCGTGAAGCTGCTCAACGACGCGCTCGCCACCGAACTGGTGTGCGTGCTGCGCTACAAGCGCCACTACTTCACGGCGGACGGCCTGGAGTCCCCCGCGATCGCTGCCGAATTCCTCGTGCATGCGAACGAGGAAGCGGCCCACGCAGACCTGATCGCGCAGCGCATCGTCCAGTTGGGCGGCGAGCCCGACTTCCGCCCACGCACGCTGGAAGAGCGTAGCCATGCCCAGTACGACGAATCTTCGGACCTGAAGGCGATGGTGCGTGCCAACCTGGTTGCAGAGCGCATTGCCGTCGAAGCCTACCGCCAGATGATCTCGCTGATCGGCGACAAGGATCCGACCACGCGCCGCATGCTCGAAGGCATCCTCGCCGACGAGGAAGAGCATGCCGATGAACTCAAGGATTGGCTGCACCGCTGACGCGCAGCCCGCCCTGGTAGACAGTGCATCGGTCAAGGAGGGTGCAACAGACCGATGGACTGAAGGATGTCCCGCACCCGTGTTCTCTCAACCAAACCAAGGAAATAACCATGAAGTACGCTCGTGCCCTCGCTTTCGCAGCCCTCGCTGGCGCCACCATCGTCACCACCGGATGCTCGGTGGCACGCGACCAGCAGACCGTCGGCTCCTATGTGGACGACGCCGGCATCACCACGGCCGTGAAGGCCAAGATGGCGGAAGACAAGTCCGTGTCGGCCACGTCGATCAGCGTGGAGACGCTGAA
The DNA window shown above is from Acidovorax sp. NCPPB 4044 and carries:
- a CDS encoding S41 family peptidase, whose translation is MGHKLKIAGWVSVGVIAGALTTVSLQTVARGAMAPLPLEEIQQLSAVFGLVKTDYVEPVDDKKLITDAISGMVASLDPHSQYFDKKSFKEFREGTTGRFVGVGIEITQEDGLIKVVSPIEGSPAFRAGLKTNDLITKIDDTAVKGLALSEAVKKMRGEPSTQVTLTIFRKDESRTFPVTITREEIKTQSVKGKVIEPGYAWIRLSQFQERTVDDFVRKVEEVYRQDPQLKGMVLDLRNDPGGLLDAAVAISAAFLPENVTVVSTNGQLAESKAVYKASPEFYQRRGSGDPLKRLPPALKNVPLVVLVNEGSASASEIVAGALQDHKRATVMGSQTFGKGSVQTVRPLGPDTGIKLTTARYYTPTGKSIQAKGIVPDVMVDESPEGDLYAALRMREADLEKHLTSGQGEEKKDEVREKAREEARKRLEEEAKKPGAERKMPEFGSEKDFQLTQALNQLKGQTVVVSKTQTERKEEKKDN
- a CDS encoding BON domain-containing protein, with translation MKYARALAFAALAGATIVTTGCSVARDQQTVGSYVDDAGITTAVKAKMAEDKSVSATSISVETLNGTVQLSGFAKSQTEKDRAESIARNTKHVRDVRNSIVVRP
- a CDS encoding response regulator is translated as MKLRTYIVEDNATIRENLIGTLEELAEVEAVGVAETEDEGKEWLASHPEQWDLAIVDLFLRQGSGLGILAACRDRAARQKMVVLSNYATPDVRMRCAQLGVDAVFDKSNEIDALVEYCVEHGALRNPAGNA
- a CDS encoding rhodanese-like domain-containing protein, with the translated sequence MNFFIDNWYLVLAALASGTALLLPVFRDATGGSLTAARAVQMINREKAVVIDVSEPDEFAAGHVGGAKNVPLGQLEERLPQVVKNKAIPLVLVCAKGNRAQRGVAVAKKLGYDNAQALAGGLKGWKDASMPVEKA
- a CDS encoding response regulator, whose amino-acid sequence is MIKIGIVDDHAIVRSGLRQFLSEHVDLRVVGEASNGREAIDLVRTHEIDVLLMDLSMPGQSGLDALAMLRAKAPDMGILILSGYPEEHYAINLIRQGASGYLNKECDPKEIVEAIRTISLGRRYLTPAVADLLAQQLNRKDDAPPHEQLSEREFQVFLKLAKGETAGDIAKSLSLSVKTVSTYRTRLMEKMALSSNSDLTYYALKNKLID
- the gpmA gene encoding 2,3-diphosphoglycerate-dependent phosphoglycerate mutase, whose product is MHKLVLIRHGESTWNLENRFTGWTDVDLTPTGIDQAKTAGRLLKAEGYEFDLAFTSMLKRATRTLWHVLDEMDRTWLPVEHSWRLNERHYGALQGLNKADMAKQYGDEQVLVWRRSYDTPPPALEAADPRSERGDIRYAGLPAEQIPLTECLKDTVARVLPYWNERIAPAVQSGQRVVIAAHGNSIRALVKYLDGISDGDIVGLNIPNGIPLVYELDASLKPLRHYYLGDAEAAAKAAAAVASQGKA
- the panC gene encoding pantoate--beta-alanine ligase gives rise to the protein MHIAHSIAELRTALAGRGRPAFVPTMGNLHAGHLSLVRQAVPLGDVTVASIFVNRLQFLPHEDFDSYPRTWDADRAQLESAGCDILFAPREADLYPEPQTFKVQPDPALADLLEGQFRPGFFTGVCTVVMKLFAAVFGTTGGGTAVFGKKDYQQWMVIRRMAEQFALPVDVVAGDTCRADDGLALSSRNGYLGPAERAQAAGLSQALRRLADAALSHPVGEWPALEAAATDALRREGWAPDYLVVRRRADLQPAVAASDGNGHQAGTLVALGAARIGSTRLIDNLEF
- a CDS encoding ferritin-like domain-containing protein; translation: MTTPTSQAPATVNDTLALDEKALQYAATQDLDDGAVTPAYGPHRDAIVKLLNDALATELVCVLRYKRHYFTADGLESPAIAAEFLVHANEEAAHADLIAQRIVQLGGEPDFRPRTLEERSHAQYDESSDLKAMVRANLVAERIAVEAYRQMISLIGDKDPTTRRMLEGILADEEEHADELKDWLHR
- the grxC gene encoding glutaredoxin 3: MQPVKMYTTAVCPYCIRAKQILKAKGVDQIEEVRVDLDPAARSHMMEITGRRTVPQIFIGDTHVGGHDDLVALDGRGGLMPLLGA
- a CDS encoding HesA/MoeB/ThiF family protein, coding for MTDDQLLRYSRHILLDEIGIEGQERLLAAHAIVIGAGGLGSPAALFLASAGVGHLSLVDADTVDLTNLQRQIAHTTERVGQAKVASAAQALSALNPGVRVDAVPSRADAQWLDAHVPQADVVLDCTDNYATRQAVNAACVRHGVPLVAGAAIRFDGQITVIDPRAPEVPCYACLFPPDAAFEEVQCSSMGVFSPMVGIIGAMQAAEALKLLMGAGTTLAGRLLMLDGLRMEWTSMRAQRDPACPVCGQ
- the secB gene encoding protein-export chaperone SecB — translated: MSEENPVFQIQRVYLKDLSLEQPNSPQILLEQEQPNVDIQLGVEAAPVADGIFEVAVTATVQTKIKDKTVFLVEAKQAGIFEIRNIPEDQMGPIMGIACPQIVYPYLRGNVADLITRAGFPPVHLAEINFQAMYEQQQAQIASAAPTPGVTQ
- a CDS encoding sensor histidine kinase, with product MRWSNFRKMAVSLPLALLAASALVGINEAGYARSNDAVHALSSTYTTRAALNRMMQNMLDAETGLRGYLLTGDERYLQPYQKAAATIDTNLAELRGIYLSSPEDQEDFTQLSRQISRKMSELDLSLRLRRQNNDDAWKFVLSTDVGKENMDAIRTLSGRLVQRSVDQSTHHTDEILRSLTLSRIGIATVVVIGLLAFYMYLRQASALQTAQQREQDALQRERDRLEIVVRERTASLTELANHLQQVREDERGHLARELHDELGALLTAAKLDVARLKSKVDAQSPEIAERLKHLTETLNSGIALKRRIIEDLRPSSLFNLGLTASLEILAREFEQRSSIEVDLNLESVDLPESAQLTVYRMVQESLTNIGKYANATKVLVAVHNYPTHVAVQIRDNGAGFDTSKVHASAHGLMGMRHRVEAAGGRLTVTSEAGEGTLVSAVLPVLH
- a CDS encoding DUF1328 domain-containing protein; the encoded protein is MLHYAVVFLVIALIAALFGFGGIAAGAVGIAKILFFVFVIMAVVTFVLSLLKRG
- a CDS encoding NAD(P)H-dependent glycerol-3-phosphate dehydrogenase; the protein is MKIIVFGAGAWGTAMALSAAAHPAGHGVTLWARDGQQTAAMRAARENPRYLPGIPFPETVALASGDGMAALAAAADLAIVATPMSGLRSTLERLRDVSVPVAWLCKGFEAVPAGGARDGDAPYGLMAHEVCARAAPRLRAGVLSGPSFAQEAAQGRPTALVAASADAGVRELLVEAFHGPALRVYANEDIVGVEVGGAVKNVLAIATGLCDGLDLGLNARAALITRGLAEMTRLGLALGARSDTFMGLSGLGDLVLTSTGDLSRNRRVGLALAQGLTLEQAVQSLGHVAEGVYSARTVLQRARHVGVDMPIAEEVVSLLDGHTTPREAVARLMGRSPAAETLLPG